Proteins encoded within one genomic window of Leptolyngbya sp. CCY15150:
- a CDS encoding type IV pilin-like G/H family protein — MNSALKAKLIQHFAGKNTKGFTLIELLVVIIIIGILAAIALPSFLNQANKARQSEAQTYVGAMNRAQQAFYLENREFAAQGNFADLELGLSDTENYTYTIDNGGAGSTEATNVATPTGPDLKGFAGTVWLGTGDDGNATTLAKLCEGDPGVVPPCPID; from the coding sequence ATGAACTCTGCACTCAAAGCCAAACTAATCCAACACTTCGCTGGCAAGAACACCAAGGGTTTCACCTTGATCGAGCTACTGGTTGTGATCATCATCATCGGTATCTTGGCTGCCATTGCTCTTCCTTCCTTCTTGAACCAAGCCAACAAAGCTCGTCAGTCTGAAGCACAAACCTACGTCGGTGCTATGAACCGTGCTCAGCAAGCCTTCTACCTAGAAAACCGCGAGTTTGCTGCACAAGGTAACTTCGCTGACCTTGAGCTAGGCTTGAGCGATACCGAAAACTACACCTACACCATTGACAACGGTGGCGCAGGTTCTACCGAAGCAACCAACGTTGCAACTCCTACTGGACCAGATCTGAAAGGCTTCGCTGGTACAGTTTGGCTAGGTACAGGTGATGACGGTAACGCAACCACACTTGCCAAGCTATGTGAAGGCGACCCCGGTGTAGTTCCTCCTTGCCCCATCGACTAA
- a CDS encoding type IV pilin-like G/H family protein → MTTFHNRLLLQVLRRRSGQSGFTLIELLVVIIIIGILAAIALPSFLNQANKARQSEAQTYIGAMNRAQQAFYLENREFADQAGFADLELGISNTENYTYTINGGGAGSVQATNEATPSGPDLKGYAGTIWLGTGGDGNATTLAKLCEGDPGAVPACDPD, encoded by the coding sequence ATGACGACTTTCCACAACCGCCTTCTTCTTCAGGTTCTCCGCCGCCGCTCCGGGCAATCGGGCTTCACCCTGATTGAGCTACTGGTGGTCATCATCATCATCGGTATCCTAGCTGCCATTGCTCTTCCTTCCTTCTTGAACCAAGCCAACAAAGCTCGTCAGTCTGAAGCACAAACCTACATCGGTGCTATGAACCGTGCTCAGCAAGCCTTCTACCTAGAAAACCGTGAGTTTGCTGACCAAGCTGGTTTTGCTGACCTAGAACTTGGCATCAGCAACACCGAAAACTACACCTACACCATTAACGGCGGTGGTGCTGGCTCTGTCCAGGCTACCAACGAGGCAACTCCATCTGGGCCCGATCTCAAAGGCTATGCCGGTACAATTTGGCTAGGTACAGGTGGCGATGGTAACGCTACTACTCTGGCTAAGCTATGCGAAGGCGACCCTGGCGCAGTTCCTGCATGTGACCCCGATTAA
- the dacB gene encoding D-alanyl-D-alanine carboxypeptidase/D-alanyl-D-alanine-endopeptidase, translating into MVTMERGAWLLGPLAGAIASVVLASPAIAGICPAQVGDQIQAITRRSAVSRAQWGIVVDTLTPDSPLFPHSGAPTQRLYDQGGDRALVPASNAKVLVTAAALQRFGPDYRIPTSIYRMGSTELGSPMILRVVGRGDPSLSDQQLLSLAQQLRDQGITHIDWLIGDDSYFQGETVSASWDAEDLQAGYGAPTNSLILNQNAIGVNLYPQAVGQPLRLEWDNPNDAPGWQVRNNTTTVPRTASEYIVVGRDMVQSILYLSGQLWVGSEPDLSAVAVTQPGDRFLERFQQVLAEQGITVGQAEVVRASMPDPGIEIAAVESLPMVALVTEANRHSTNLYAEALLRQLAVAENGDRARTSALQAGQEAIAAVLAPLGVDSSQFRLADGSGLSRQNSVTPAALVDTLQVMGRSPDAQLYRDSLAVAGTSGTLRNRFRDTSVAGRLWGKTGTLRDVVALSGYLYPPNYDPVVFSILVNDPNLSLGAARQAMDDIILTLQQLQSCS; encoded by the coding sequence ATGGTGACGATGGAGCGAGGGGCCTGGCTGCTGGGGCCGTTGGCAGGGGCGATCGCCTCTGTGGTGTTAGCGAGTCCAGCGATCGCGGGCATCTGTCCTGCCCAGGTGGGTGATCAAATCCAGGCGATTACGCGGCGATCGGCGGTGAGCCGTGCCCAGTGGGGCATTGTCGTCGATACCCTAACGCCCGATTCACCTCTCTTTCCCCATTCCGGTGCTCCTACCCAGCGGCTGTATGACCAGGGGGGCGATCGCGCTCTGGTGCCGGCATCGAATGCCAAGGTTTTGGTGACCGCAGCCGCGCTACAGCGGTTTGGCCCCGACTACCGCATTCCCACCTCGATCTATCGCATGGGTTCTACGGAGCTGGGCAGTCCGATGATCTTGCGGGTGGTGGGGCGCGGTGACCCAAGCTTGAGCGATCAGCAGCTCCTCAGCCTCGCCCAGCAACTGCGCGACCAAGGCATCACGCATATTGATTGGCTGATTGGCGATGATTCCTACTTCCAGGGCGAAACGGTGAGCGCTAGCTGGGATGCGGAGGATCTACAGGCGGGCTATGGCGCACCCACCAATAGCCTAATCCTCAACCAGAATGCGATCGGCGTAAATCTCTACCCCCAGGCCGTGGGTCAGCCCCTGCGCCTAGAGTGGGACAATCCTAATGATGCACCGGGCTGGCAGGTGCGTAACAATACAACGACGGTGCCCCGAACAGCATCGGAATATATTGTGGTGGGTCGAGACATGGTGCAGTCGATCCTGTACCTGAGCGGTCAGCTTTGGGTGGGCTCTGAACCCGATCTATCTGCCGTGGCTGTCACCCAACCGGGCGATCGCTTCCTAGAACGGTTTCAGCAGGTTCTGGCAGAGCAGGGCATCACTGTGGGGCAAGCAGAAGTGGTGCGGGCTTCCATGCCGGATCCAGGGATCGAAATCGCAGCGGTGGAATCCTTACCGATGGTGGCGCTGGTGACGGAAGCCAATCGCCACAGCACCAATCTCTATGCAGAAGCGCTTCTACGGCAATTGGCGGTGGCAGAAAATGGCGATCGCGCTCGTACCTCGGCTCTGCAGGCAGGGCAGGAGGCGATCGCGGCCGTCTTGGCTCCCCTTGGCGTTGATAGTAGCCAGTTTCGCCTGGCCGATGGATCGGGGCTTTCTCGACAAAATTCTGTAACTCCAGCCGCTTTGGTGGATACCTTACAAGTGATGGGGCGATCGCCCGATGCCCAACTCTATCGCGATAGCTTGGCCGTAGCCGGCACCAGCGGCACCCTGCGCAACCGATTTCGCGATACGTCCGTCGCGGGTCGTCTGTGGGGTAAAACAGGTACGCTGCGAGATGTTGTAGCCTTATCTGGCTATCTGTATCCCCCTAATTATGATCCGGTGGTGTTTAGTATTTTGGTCAATGATCCAAATTTATCTTTGGGCGCGGCACGGCAGGCTATGGACGATATTATCCTAACGCTCCAACAACTCCAGTCTTGCTCTTAA
- a CDS encoding aminotransferase class IV: MSPPSWYNGQLHTGDTLPIAPDDPALLFGATVFTTLRIYDRLHDPRSHWSDHVQRLQTSLAALGWRSPDWSQVEQGAIYLADHHPVLRVTLFPDGRHWILGRSLPTNLDHWHQQGITAWVATWDDLGDLGYGGRSLPSHKTGNYLAPWLARQRAQQHQAQEAILVGLDDAWLETSTGNLWGWGAGCYWTPPISQGILPGLARSHLISSLKCQNIEIREEPWCAQVRSHLEAIAYCNSVVEVVPISHVLSGADCRSYDPHHPGLELLQEAIARPNPVDF, translated from the coding sequence ATGTCTCCGCCAAGTTGGTACAACGGTCAACTGCATACCGGCGATACGCTGCCCATTGCCCCCGATGATCCGGCGCTGCTGTTTGGCGCAACGGTATTCACCACCCTGCGCATCTACGATCGCCTCCATGATCCCCGCAGCCATTGGAGCGATCACGTCCAGCGCCTGCAAACTAGCCTGGCGGCCCTAGGATGGCGATCGCCCGATTGGTCTCAGGTGGAACAGGGCGCAATCTATCTCGCCGACCACCACCCCGTTCTGCGCGTCACCCTGTTTCCCGACGGCCGCCATTGGATTTTGGGGCGATCGCTGCCCACCAACCTCGATCATTGGCATCAGCAGGGCATCACCGCCTGGGTGGCCACCTGGGACGATCTAGGAGATTTGGGCTATGGGGGGCGATCGCTGCCGTCTCATAAAACTGGAAACTACCTAGCCCCCTGGCTGGCCCGCCAACGGGCCCAGCAGCACCAGGCTCAGGAGGCCATTTTGGTGGGTTTGGATGACGCGTGGCTAGAAACCAGTACGGGAAATTTGTGGGGTTGGGGAGCTGGATGCTACTGGACGCCGCCGATATCCCAAGGAATTTTGCCTGGTTTGGCGCGATCGCACCTCATTTCTAGCTTAAAGTGCCAAAATATAGAGATACGTGAGGAGCCATGGTGCGCGCAGGTTCGTTCTCATCTAGAGGCGATCGCCTACTGCAATTCTGTGGTCGAGGTTGTGCCGATTAGCCACGTCCTCAGCGGCGCAGATTGCCGATCCTATGATCCTCACCATCCCGGACTAGAGTTGCTTCAAGAAGCGATCGCTCGTCCAAATCCCGTAGATTTCTGA
- a CDS encoding EAL domain-containing protein — MAHSSPWFNRSISLRLLLVLPFVLQIAIAVGLTGWLSFRSGEQAVEDLSGQLRGEVGARIRQHLDAELMIAHQLNRINLDLLQSDRLDGEDLPDLGQHFWQQLQQFDQMGVIYYGQADGRFIAAQRGLEGEFLFVKRELPPSDAEVFSADDQGGLAEQVSIIPNFIDIRERPWYTAGVDQGTFTWGDIFALQVVPRIDLPASVPVLSADGNLEGVLGNNLALTSLSDFLQDLTIGQSGQALILERSGELVASSRLPQPFEIDNDGQTQRLLAAESDDDVLRATVQHLQQQFRSLDQITAVQQLDVTLGGDRQFIDVLPYRDVHGLDWLIVVIVPEADFMATIHANTRRTILLCLAALVLATYSSTLTARWLNRSLLTLNRAAQQIADGQLTTEIKGSRIQELAELGQAFTQMGHNLQTSFHQLQVLNQALQNSESRLTQFLEALPVGVVVFDPASCLIYVNPVGRKILSGHVGTTEADLSALEQRLIYQLDQPHAQSLQDVLAKPTLAGQALHITDIELRRDGQVITVAVQTMPIWDEQGNIAYAIAGFQDISDRRAIELALKHSETRFRAIAANVPGAILRYVLHPDGTDSVPYISPSCEYLWEVDADAVRQNPELLWRPVHSDDLPRIQQSIVESARTLHSWSEEWRIMTPSGQLKWIQAVGQPERRPDGCTVWDTLVLDVSDRKRAEEQLIYNALHDSLTDLPNRKYLMEQLRQKLRRTAQLGLPHVQFALLFLDLDRFKVVNDSLGHLAGDQLLIQVAQVLLAIVDGQGTVARLGGDEFVIVLDSINTSDDVVHLANQILTVFRSPLSLDGREITLSTSIGIVFGSATYRHASDLIRDADIALYQAKSKGRARYQIFDSAMHTQVVKRLHLENDLRRAIARQQFLVYYQPLVALETGELIGFEALVRWQHPVRGRIPPDDFIPIAEETGLVVPLDRWVLRTTCQQLASWNERFQDAKQLKVSVNLSALDLRDPHLLPDVIDILAQTGIQSHCLNLELTESMLVDNVGDTIALLLQLKQQGLQISIDDFGTGYSSLSYLYQLPVDTLKIDRSFVHQMQQGDRNHKIVETIVNLTNQLGIAAIAEGIDCLEQIDLLRQLGCELGQGYFFAQPMAAQDVEAFITQHYFRY; from the coding sequence ATGGCCCACTCGTCTCCATGGTTCAATCGTTCGATTTCTCTGCGGCTCCTGCTGGTGCTACCGTTTGTCCTGCAAATTGCGATCGCTGTGGGTCTAACTGGATGGCTCTCCTTCCGCAGCGGTGAGCAGGCTGTGGAGGATTTATCGGGTCAACTGCGGGGTGAGGTGGGAGCGCGCATTCGGCAACATCTCGATGCAGAATTGATGATTGCCCATCAGCTCAACCGCATCAACCTTGATTTGCTCCAAAGCGATCGCCTAGATGGTGAGGATCTACCCGACCTCGGGCAGCATTTTTGGCAACAGCTTCAGCAATTTGACCAGATGGGGGTGATCTATTACGGTCAAGCCGATGGTCGTTTTATTGCCGCTCAGCGGGGTCTGGAAGGCGAATTTCTGTTTGTGAAACGAGAGCTGCCGCCCTCAGATGCGGAGGTGTTTTCTGCCGATGATCAAGGTGGTTTAGCGGAACAGGTTTCGATTATTCCCAACTTCATTGATATCCGTGAACGTCCTTGGTACACCGCAGGAGTAGATCAGGGTACCTTCACCTGGGGCGATATTTTTGCGTTGCAGGTCGTGCCTCGGATTGACCTGCCGGCCAGCGTGCCGGTGTTGTCGGCTGATGGCAACCTGGAGGGAGTTCTGGGCAATAATCTAGCGCTCACGAGCCTGAGTGATTTTCTGCAGGATCTGACGATTGGGCAATCGGGACAGGCGTTGATCCTAGAGCGATCGGGAGAATTGGTGGCCAGCTCTCGCTTGCCCCAGCCATTTGAGATCGATAACGATGGACAAACCCAGCGGCTTCTTGCAGCCGAGAGCGATGACGACGTGCTGCGGGCAACGGTGCAGCATCTTCAGCAGCAGTTTCGCTCCTTGGATCAGATTACGGCGGTGCAGCAGCTCGATGTGACCCTAGGGGGCGATCGCCAATTTATCGATGTGTTGCCCTATCGGGATGTCCATGGTTTGGATTGGCTGATTGTGGTGATTGTGCCTGAAGCAGATTTTATGGCGACCATTCATGCCAATACGCGCAGAACGATCCTGCTTTGTCTAGCGGCGCTGGTGCTAGCAACCTATTCCAGCACGCTAACGGCCCGTTGGCTGAATCGATCGCTGCTGACCCTCAACCGAGCTGCCCAACAGATCGCCGACGGCCAGCTCACGACGGAAATTAAGGGTAGCCGCATTCAAGAACTGGCGGAGTTAGGGCAAGCGTTCACCCAAATGGGGCACAATCTCCAAACCTCATTCCATCAATTGCAGGTGCTCAACCAGGCTCTGCAAAATAGCGAAAGCCGTCTAACCCAGTTCCTAGAAGCGCTGCCGGTCGGTGTAGTGGTCTTTGATCCGGCTAGCTGTTTGATCTATGTCAACCCCGTTGGCCGTAAGATTCTCAGCGGTCATGTGGGTACAACAGAAGCTGACCTCAGCGCCCTAGAGCAACGGTTGATCTATCAACTTGATCAACCCCATGCCCAGTCGCTGCAAGATGTGTTAGCTAAGCCGACCCTCGCAGGTCAAGCATTACATATTACAGATATAGAACTGCGACGGGATGGACAGGTGATTACCGTTGCCGTACAAACCATGCCTATCTGGGATGAACAAGGTAATATCGCCTACGCGATCGCTGGCTTCCAAGATATTAGCGATCGCCGCGCCATTGAACTTGCTCTGAAGCATAGTGAAACCAGGTTTCGAGCGATCGCCGCCAACGTGCCGGGCGCAATTTTGCGCTACGTGCTGCATCCAGATGGCACCGATTCAGTTCCCTACATTAGCCCGAGCTGTGAATATCTTTGGGAAGTGGATGCCGATGCCGTGAGGCAAAATCCTGAATTGCTCTGGCGGCCGGTGCATTCGGATGATTTACCTCGCATCCAGCAATCTATTGTCGAATCTGCCCGCACGCTCCATTCCTGGTCTGAAGAATGGCGGATTATGACCCCCTCGGGTCAGCTTAAATGGATTCAGGCCGTTGGCCAGCCCGAACGTCGTCCAGATGGCTGTACGGTATGGGATACGCTGGTGCTCGACGTGAGCGATCGCAAGCGGGCAGAAGAACAGCTTATCTATAATGCTCTGCATGATTCTCTCACTGACTTGCCGAATCGTAAATATTTGATGGAGCAACTGCGGCAAAAACTGCGCCGCACCGCACAGCTAGGTCTGCCCCATGTACAATTCGCTCTCCTATTCCTTGATCTCGATCGCTTCAAGGTGGTGAATGATAGTTTAGGGCATTTAGCAGGCGATCAGCTCCTGATCCAAGTGGCACAGGTGTTGCTGGCGATCGTGGATGGACAAGGTACCGTTGCCCGGCTGGGGGGCGATGAATTTGTGATCGTTCTAGATTCCATCAACACATCAGATGATGTTGTGCATTTAGCCAACCAAATCCTAACCGTATTCCGATCGCCCCTATCCTTAGATGGTCGAGAGATTACCCTCAGTACCAGTATTGGCATCGTGTTTGGATCTGCGACCTATCGTCATGCATCAGATCTGATTCGAGATGCTGATATCGCTCTCTATCAAGCTAAGTCGAAGGGACGCGCCCGCTATCAGATTTTTGATAGCGCCATGCATACCCAGGTGGTAAAACGACTGCACTTAGAAAATGATCTACGACGAGCGATCGCCCGTCAGCAATTTTTGGTCTACTACCAACCGCTGGTGGCGTTAGAAACCGGTGAATTGATAGGTTTTGAGGCGCTAGTGCGCTGGCAGCATCCTGTGCGAGGGCGCATTCCTCCCGATGACTTCATTCCCATTGCCGAGGAGACGGGTCTGGTTGTCCCCCTCGATCGCTGGGTTTTGCGTACCACCTGCCAACAGTTAGCATCCTGGAATGAGCGCTTTCAGGATGCTAAGCAGCTTAAGGTGAGCGTTAATTTATCCGCCCTTGATCTTCGCGATCCGCACCTGCTGCCGGATGTCATCGACATTTTAGCCCAAACGGGAATTCAGAGCCACTGTCTGAATTTGGAGCTAACTGAAAGTATGCTCGTTGATAATGTCGGTGACACGATCGCTCTCTTGTTACAGCTTAAGCAACAGGGGTTACAAATTAGTATTGATGATTTTGGTACGGGCTACTCATCCCTAAGTTATCTCTATCAGCTACCCGTCGATACTCTCAAGATTGATCGTTCGTTCGTCCATCAAATGCAACAGGGCGATCGCAACCACAAAATTGTGGAAACAATTGTGAATCTTACCAACCAGCTAGGCATAGCAGCGATCGCTGAAGGTATTGACTGTCTTGAACAAATTGATCTCCTGCGCCAACTGGGCTGTGAACTAGGGCAAGGTTATTTCTTTGCTCAACCCATGGCGGCTCAGGATGTAGAGGCGTTTATCACGCAGCACTATTTTCGCTATTGA
- a CDS encoding dynamin family protein encodes MTTASYSQETISLLSDIVGQPVTSQQINPKLLFMTALVTAMLGALCADGVVVEEEKETFQKIFNQFFPSESKMGQLVRGLKKSVQQRGLFQDPSHLSLLVQGLSESEKLLVLAFACEIATADSDVVAEEMHYLQKVSGHLELRSDYLETLLSAFQSQSQSADPNSVFDVHNLLDPSRFQAHDFVFVRIADYITSKLPKTHDVHISGEASALSYKQLENFKVDQDRLRHLCQSLLSITQDYEENVCQIPGQAQDILSLLDQVRNQKFRVAVVGEFSQGKSTLLNALLGEEIQPVRAIPCSGTVTVLRFGEKTRVLCVYTDGRQEEIPFENYQEKASISEQAALCGLSDELGQSTIQEIILEHPSLELCRHNVEIVDSPGLNEHPNRTEITQRLLQKTDAAIFLANASRPLTQGERLLLEDLRSQLNRGDQDSPADNLFVLVNFMDLLRRQSDRKQVRQLVENFLQGSNPIVSGDNRVHFISAQAALDAIIEGEGNEFLESFKAFTSALERFLIHDRGMIVVRHNARQLKTIAQKFQEQLQQSLKTLDDNIQLVESDKRKIVDQIGEVSSRDFKIRALAQSLANKVFDQVTEGWQGWTLEIGGEIRQKSATWKTEHHQKDKITRDFSNQFIQDISHEIDTRLEREVVHNILSPNLDALDDFILDEMCAIQANLEALDSKIGSTLGGQFNLSLKNLGINVNFSNSLNPAEGSGFMGFLGFGGGSGLLSGIALAGLGVSFVPVLLIGAAAGVIIGWLTSSSTEENCRNEVLQKGLKHFSNSSDELLDKVTDTIQAAFDGRVEASSKAVRQSISILNLFLEEQERITHETVENRESEKAYVHQCLGRLSQLQRDLEFLVSDA; translated from the coding sequence ATGACCACAGCATCCTACTCCCAAGAAACCATAAGTCTCTTATCAGATATTGTTGGCCAACCTGTAACAAGCCAGCAGATCAATCCCAAACTTCTCTTTATGACAGCACTTGTGACTGCGATGCTGGGAGCACTGTGTGCCGATGGTGTTGTGGTAGAAGAAGAAAAAGAAACCTTCCAAAAGATTTTTAATCAGTTTTTCCCTTCAGAGAGCAAAATGGGGCAACTTGTTAGGGGGCTTAAGAAAAGTGTCCAGCAACGTGGTCTTTTTCAGGATCCAAGCCATCTTTCCCTGCTTGTTCAAGGTCTCTCTGAGTCTGAAAAGCTGTTGGTTCTGGCGTTTGCCTGTGAAATTGCAACTGCAGATAGCGATGTTGTAGCAGAAGAAATGCACTACCTTCAAAAGGTTAGCGGTCATCTTGAGCTAAGGTCTGACTACTTAGAGACTCTCCTCTCAGCATTTCAATCCCAGTCTCAGTCTGCAGACCCCAATTCAGTTTTTGATGTTCATAACCTTCTAGATCCTAGTCGATTTCAAGCTCATGACTTTGTCTTTGTGCGTATTGCCGATTACATAACGTCGAAACTACCGAAGACTCATGATGTCCATATCTCTGGTGAAGCGTCCGCTCTGAGCTACAAACAACTGGAGAATTTCAAGGTAGATCAGGATCGATTGCGGCATTTGTGCCAGTCTTTGCTGAGTATTACACAAGACTATGAAGAAAACGTTTGTCAAATTCCAGGACAAGCGCAGGATATTCTCAGTCTTTTAGACCAAGTCCGTAATCAGAAATTCCGAGTTGCAGTTGTTGGCGAATTTAGCCAGGGTAAATCAACGCTCCTGAATGCTCTTTTGGGTGAAGAAATTCAACCTGTTCGTGCTATTCCCTGTAGTGGTACGGTAACAGTGCTAAGATTTGGCGAAAAAACACGTGTATTGTGCGTTTATACTGATGGACGACAAGAAGAGATCCCATTTGAAAACTACCAGGAAAAAGCATCAATTTCTGAGCAGGCTGCACTGTGTGGATTGAGTGATGAACTTGGACAGTCTACCATCCAGGAAATTATCTTAGAGCATCCGAGCTTAGAACTATGCCGACATAATGTTGAAATTGTTGATTCTCCAGGCTTAAATGAACATCCCAACCGGACGGAAATTACCCAGCGCTTGCTGCAGAAAACCGATGCAGCCATATTCCTAGCTAACGCGTCTCGTCCCCTGACGCAAGGTGAGCGACTCTTGCTGGAGGACTTACGTTCTCAACTTAATCGAGGAGATCAGGATAGTCCGGCGGACAATCTCTTTGTGTTGGTTAACTTCATGGATCTTCTGCGTCGCCAGTCCGATCGCAAACAGGTTCGTCAGCTCGTTGAAAACTTTTTGCAAGGTAGCAATCCGATTGTCTCTGGTGATAATCGGGTTCATTTTATTTCTGCTCAAGCTGCTCTAGATGCAATTATTGAAGGTGAAGGTAATGAGTTTCTAGAGTCCTTTAAGGCGTTTACATCAGCCCTCGAACGTTTCCTCATTCATGATCGAGGTATGATTGTAGTCCGGCATAATGCACGACAACTGAAGACTATAGCTCAGAAATTTCAGGAGCAACTGCAGCAGTCTCTTAAGACTCTAGACGATAATATTCAACTTGTGGAATCGGACAAGAGGAAAATAGTTGATCAAATTGGCGAGGTGAGCAGTCGGGATTTTAAAATTCGAGCATTAGCTCAGTCCTTAGCTAATAAAGTTTTTGACCAAGTCACTGAGGGCTGGCAAGGGTGGACTCTGGAAATAGGTGGAGAAATAAGACAGAAAAGTGCAACCTGGAAAACAGAGCATCATCAAAAAGATAAGATTACCAGAGATTTCTCGAATCAGTTTATACAAGACATCTCCCATGAGATTGACACTCGATTGGAGAGAGAGGTTGTTCACAACATCCTTTCCCCTAACCTGGATGCCCTAGATGATTTTATCCTGGATGAAATGTGTGCTATTCAGGCGAATTTAGAAGCCTTAGATTCCAAAATTGGCTCAACCTTGGGGGGGCAGTTTAATCTATCCCTTAAAAATCTAGGAATTAACGTCAACTTTTCCAATTCACTAAATCCAGCCGAAGGTAGCGGTTTTATGGGGTTTCTTGGCTTTGGAGGAGGTAGTGGGTTGCTAAGTGGAATTGCCTTAGCTGGTTTGGGAGTGAGTTTTGTTCCTGTTTTGCTCATTGGTGCTGCTGCTGGTGTAATTATTGGCTGGCTAACAAGTAGTAGCACGGAAGAAAACTGCAGAAATGAAGTCTTGCAAAAAGGGCTAAAGCATTTTTCAAACTCATCAGACGAACTCCTAGACAAGGTTACCGACACTATTCAAGCCGCATTTGACGGAAGAGTTGAAGCATCATCCAAAGCGGTTCGGCAGTCAATCTCAATTCTCAACCTCTTTCTTGAAGAACAAGAACGCATAACTCATGAAACTGTCGAAAATAGAGAATCTGAGAAAGCCTATGTTCATCAGTGTCTTGGTAGGCTAAGTCAGCTCCAGCGCGATTTGGAATTTTTAGTGTCAGATGCCTGA